Sequence from the Parcubacteria group bacterium CG10_big_fil_rev_8_21_14_0_10_36_14 genome:
ATAAGGACTTTCGTGAGCAACAAGAGCGTGTCCTGCTTCATGGTATGCAGTAATCTCTTTTTCTTCTTTTGAGAGAACTCTGCTTTTTCTTTCAGGTCCAAGCATAACTTTCTCGATTGCTTCAGTCAGCTCGTCCATAGTCATTTCTTTTTTATTTCTGCGTGCAGTAAGTATCGCCGCTTCATTCATAAGATTTGCCAGGTCTGCGCCGGAAAATCCCGGTGTTCGCTCAGCAATTCTTTTAATATCTACATTTTTTGCGATTGGTTTTCCTTTTGCATGTATTTTTAAAATTTCTGCGCGGTCAATTATATCCGGCATATCAAGGACAATTCTGCGGTCAAAACGTCCCGGGCGAAGAAGCGCCGGGTCAAGAACATCCGGTCTATTCGTTGCGGCCATAACAATTATTCCTTGATTAGGATCAAATCCATCCATCTCAACGAGAATTTGGTTTAATGTTTGCTCGCGCTCGTCATGAGAACCGCCCATACCGGTTCCGCGCTGTCTGCCAACCGCATCTATCTCATCAACGAAAATAATACAAGGTGTATTTTTTTTAGCTTTTGCAAAAAGGTCGCGAACGCGACTTGCCCCAACACCAACAAACATTTCTACAAATTCTGAACCAGAAATATGGAAAAAGGGAACTTCCGCTTCACCGGAAACAGCGCGCGCCAAAAGTGTTTTTCCAGTACCAGGGCTTCCCATAAGAAGAACTCCTTTTGGTATTTTTGCTCCGACGGAAATAAATTTTTTCGGATGTTTCAAAAATTCTACAACTTCTTGCAGTTCTTCTTTTGCTTCTTTTTCTCCTGCGACATCTTTGAAGGTTATCTTGTTTTTAGAATTTTTAGCTATTTCTCGCGCGCCTGATTTTCCAAAACTCATTGCCCGCGTGTTTGCGCCTTGTATCTGGCGAGTCATTATGTAAATAAAAATTCCTATAAATATAAATGGTATTAAAAATGGTAGAAGTGTTTTTAGCCAATAAGAAAAACCAGATTCTTCTTTAACCTCGATTTGTATTGTTTTAATTTTTTCAGGATTTACTGCGTAGTTAGAAAGAAGAGTGGTTAAACTATCTTGTGGCTCTTTTGAAACTTCTTCTGTTGTATCGTCATTCAATGTTACACTTAATTTGTTATCCTGAATTTCAATTTTTTTAATTTGCCCGAGTTCTATTTGGTTTACAAGCGTACCGATATCTTTTATTTCCGGTTTATCTGTTTGTAGATTATACGTACTAAAAAGTCCGGCAATTGCCAGAAAAATAATTAAAAATAAAAGAATATTTTTTAGGAGAGGTGAATTTTTTGCTTTCATAGTATGTTTTAATTATATAGTAAAAATAACACTTTGTATATTATATATAATAATAGGAAGGCGGTCAAGGATTAAAAAATCTCCCAATTGGGAGATTTGAGTTAGAAAGTAAAAGTGCTGATGCCTGGGTAACCCCAAGGAAATTTATTTACCATGATTGTTTGTTCTCTGTCTGGACCGACAGAGATGCCGGAGATGGTAACCCCGAGTTTTTCGCATACGTACCGGGGGATTGCTAGTGCCTTTAAGCTCAGATCACTGATATCGCGAGCGCCGGAAATGTCCTCGTCAAATCCATCAAGGCTAATATAATTCGGTTCAGCTTCGTGAAGAAGCTCTGCTGGGATATCGTTCCAGCTGGTAATTGTTTCTCCTCTGAATCTGTAAGACACACATATCCTGAGAGGATGGAGTCCACGCAAAACATCTAGTTTTGTCCAGAAAAGTTCTTTGATGCCATTAGCCCCTACTGCATGTCGCAGTTGGACAAGGTCTAACCAACCACATCTTCTGTCTCTACCGGTTGTCGATCCATATTCAGCGCCTACTGTACGAATGTGTTTTCCAACCTCATAAAGAAGCTCTGTAGGGAATGGTCCTCCACCAACACGAGTTGTATATGTTTTTACAACACCAATAACTTTTTGAATATCCATCGGACCCAAACCGCTTCCTGATGCTGCGGCACTTGCTAGCGTTGTGGATGAAGTGACGAAGGGGTATGTACCTTGATCCATATCAAGTTCTGCACCTTGCGCGGCTTCAAATAAGATTTTTAAATTCAGTGCTTTTGTGTCCTGGATTATCGGATGAATATTGTCTATATATGGCGCAAGATTGTGGCTTGCCAAGCAAAGCAGTCCGACAACCGAAGAAACAGAATGCCTTTCTCCGCCCAAGCGTTCAATCTCCGGATTGGCTTTTGCCAATGCTTTTTCCGCCAGTCCTCTAAAAAGCTCGGGGTAACGCAAGTGTCCCATTCTGATTCCGCAACGGGCAGCTTTGAACTCATAAGCCGGGCCAATGCCTCGTCCGGTTGTACCGATTTTTCCGGTTTTTTGCGCTTCGCGCAGTTTGTCCAAATCAATATGATACGGCATTATAATGTGCGCCAGATTGGAGATTCTGAGATATTTTTTTGCGTCTTGCAAGAGACCGATTGCCTGCAAAGTATGGATTTCGTCATTCAGAGCCAGTGGATCAAGTACCATATGGTGCCCTAAAACCAAAGTTTTTCCCGGATGGATAACACCACTTGGGATTAGGTGGAGAATAAGCTTTTTGCCGTCTACAACCAGAGTATGCCCGGCGTTATTTCCTCCGCCAAAACGAATAATTATGTCTGCTTTTTCACTTAGCAAGTCAACGATCTTTCCTTTTCCCTCATCTCCCCATTGGGTACCTACAACCACAATGGATTGCATTGTCCTCTCCTTCCCAAGAGTTAAATAACCGTAATTATATTAACATCAAATATTAAAAAAAGCCAGAAATCGTCCGATTTGGTATGATTTGACACTTTTTATAATATATGTTAATATACATTCATACATTCGGCATACTTTATTATTAAGATTAGCTTCTTTTGGTGCTGAGAAGAAGCATTTTTTGTATAAAAAATATGACAGACGAAAAAATAATTGAAAAAGAAGACGAAAAAGCAATTACTGTAAGAGGAGAAGAATTTCGAGAACTGTTAAAGGATAAACAGTTTTTACAAATTCCAAAATCAGGCGACTTGGTAAAAGGAGCAGTTGTTTCCGTATCTAAAAGTGAAGTAAAAATTGATTTGCCAGGTTACCGCACAGGTGTTGTCCGTGGAAATGAACTTTACGGCGAATCAGAAGAGTTTTCCGGTCTTAATGTTGGCGATGAAGTGGAGGCAACCGTAGTTGATTTGGAAAATGAAAATGGTGATGTTGAACTTTCTTTCCGATTTGCTGGCCAGCAAAAAACTTGGGGTAATTTGGACGAGCTCAGAAAGACAGGTGAAAAAGTTAAAGTCAAAGTCCAAGAAGCAAACAAAGGCGGATTGATTATAAAACTTTTTGGAATTCAGGGATTTATTCCTGTTTCACAACTATCACCGGAGAACTATCCTCGTGTTCAGGGTGGAGACAAATCAAAAATTTTAGAGAAATTGCGCAGTTTAGTTGGTCAGGAAATAGAAGTTAAAATTTTGGACGCAGATCAGCAACAGGAAAAACTTATTGCTAGCGAAAAGCAAATTTGGGAAGAAGATCAAAAAGAAAATATTGCTAAATATAAGGTTGGCGATTTAGTAGAAGGAACCATCACCGCTGTTACCGATTTTGGAGTTTTTGTAAAATTTGATGACTTAGAGGGGCTTATTCATATCAGCGAACTTGCCTGGCAGAGAATTGATAGCCCGCAGGATTTATTCAAAGTCGGCGATAAGGTAAAAGCTGTAATTGTTAATATTCAAGGTTCAAGAATTTTCTTATCAATTAAAAAACTTCAGGACGATCCATGGAAAGACGTAAATGAAAAATACAAAATTGGCGACAAGGTAAAAGCCAAAGTCTTGAAGACAAATCATTTCGGTCTTTTTGTTGAGCTCGATAAAGATATTCATGGATTAGTCCATATTTCAGAGTTGGGTAAACATAAGCCGGAAGATTTTAAAGAAAATGATGAAGTTGAAGCAACGATTATTTCCATTGAGCCGAATGAGCATAGATTGGGTCTTAGTATGAAACCACAAGAACAAGAAAGCAAGAAAACTAAAAAACAAGAAAATACAGAAGCAGAAAAAAAATTGGAAGAAGAAGTTAGAGAAGAAGCTTCTTCAGAAGAAAAAGAAGAAATAGCGTCTGAGGAAAAGCCTGAAGAACAAAAAGAAAAGGTTTCCGAACCAGAAGAAGCTGTATCTGACCAAGCAAAAGAAGAATAAAATTTTTTTAGACATCAAACAAAAATCCCGCATTGCGGGATTTTTGATATTTATATAGAATAGAAGTAAGAGGATTAACCATTATTTTATGAATAAATTATTACAAGAGCTAAAAATTTTTTTAGATTTTCTTCCCGAAGGCTTTGCAGATAAACCAAATATTGATTTTGCAAAAGAAGTTCTTACTGAAGACGATGCGCGTCAGATTGTTGAGTTTGGGAAAAAATCATTTCCTTATGTATATGCTTATTCAAAAGTTTTTGATGATTGTTGTCGGATAAAAGAAGAAGCCGGTATTCATAATTTTATAGAAGATGAAAGCGTACGGAAAAGGTTTGATAAGTTTTTACGAGATGGCGGAGAGGTAGAACAGATCAAGCAAGGTAAGGTGCACGAAGAATATTTGAGCAGGGAAGATGTGCTTGCTTTTCAAAATGCCGAACGTGAGGTGCATAAAGAGGTTCATCGCGAAGTGGCGGAGCGGATTGCCGGACAGGATAAAGAAAAATTTGGAGAATACGTTGAGGAAGGAAAAAAGAAGGTTCTGCTAATTGAAGAAAAAATTGCCAATTTGCGTCAAATGGCAGGAGAGCTTCCTGAGCATTCTTCAGAAATAAATCAAAAAATAATGGAGTTGGAAGAACGTTGGGTGAACTATAGCAACGAACCCCAAATACAGGATTTGGATGAACTTTTGGAATTTTATGGCGCTGTTGCCACAGCGGAATATTAGAGTCAAGACATCAAGGAGGTATGCGATGGCCTTTTCAAAACCGATTGGTATATTGTCGTTTTTTTTATCAAGAAGTGAAAAACAATGTGAAAAGTTTGGGGGACGGTTTCAGTGTATGCGAGGGCTCTTAGAACCGCACATTTGCAGGTTTGTGGAAGAGTTATATGAAAATGCGCTGAACGGCCTGAATATCGAAGAAGATAGCAGTTTTTTTCAACCGCTTGAGTGGTATTTTTTATCTTCAGAAGAAAAAAACAGTTAAGAGAAATGGAAGGGTTCTTTAGGGCGGCACTGGAAGACGAACAAGAAAATTTGACAGAAGAAGACAAGGAGGAAATAAAGCAACTTAAAGCCACTATTAATGTATTCAATGCCATGCAAGACGGAAAAATCAAATTAGTGGATGAATATAAAAATGATGAAGAAATAAAAAAGGAGCTAATCGTTGAAGGTTGTCAGATGTCTGCTGATATGATAGTAAGGGCATTATTTGAGACCTGTTTAGAATTCTTTGAAGATGGTGTTTCAAGTTTGGAAGTTAATGAGCTGGTTGAAGCAATTGATTTTATAGACGTAAGATTAGATCAAGAGCTTTCACAAAAATATTGGCCGGAGATAAAAATAATTTTGCGCAAGCTAATGCCAGAACTTTTGAAAGAAAGCTTGGTTGACGTAGGTGAGAGGGGTGATAAGCAAGGTCATTTCTAAATTTTTTATTCAGAGACTCTAAATAGAGTCATTATGTATCCTATAAGTTGGGAAGTAGCCCAAGTTTGGGCACATTCATAACCCCAATTCCAGTCATTTTTGACTGGTTTTTTCATAGGCGGACAGCTTTATAACCATTTACTTCTAGCCCTTGCGCCAATTTTAAATTTATGGTAATATTTTATTATATTAATAATGTATAAAATATGATTTTAAACATTCTTTATCACGGTTTATCATGCTTTTCCATAGAGGCAAAAGGTGTCAACAAGACGACATCTCTTGTTATCAATCCATTTGATACGAAGGGTATGGGACTTAGATTACCAAGAACTCTTTCTGCGGAAATTGTTGCTATTATAGATAATAAAAATAAGCTTTATAATAATTTTTCTGCTGTTTCTGGATCAGAGCTTGTAGTTACAGAACCAGGCGAATATGAAAAAGGCGGAATTTTTATTTACGGTATCCCTGTTAAAAGCGACACAGATGAAAAAACAGAAGAATCTATGATTTTTAGATTTGAATTTGAAGATATGGCTATGGCGCATCTTGGTGGGCTAAAACATAAATTGAGAGATGAGAGTTTATCCGAACTTGAAAATATAGATATTCTTCTTTTACCGGTTGGCGGAGGAGATTCTATTGATTATAAGAAAGCAGCGGAAATAGCCAATCAAATTGAGCCAAGAGTTATTATCCCGATGCAATATAAAATGCCGGGGCTTACTATTAATTTGGATGATGTGCAAAAATTCTTAAAAGAGTATGGCACAAAAGAAGAAACGATGAATAAGTTAAAAATTGCAAGAAAAGATTTACCGGAAGAAGAAACAAAAGTAATAGTTTTGGAGAAAGCATAGCAAAGAGTGTAAATTTCTATTTTTGAACTTATTTTTTATGTCTTCAGACAAAAAAAAATTACATATGTGGCTTTGGGTAATGGGTATAACGTTTGTAATCGGAGTTGTTTGGGTTGCGCTTACAAATTATAATATCAGCGCGACTATTCTTAGCACCAAAAATAGCAAGAGCTCCGATAAGGACACATTATCAGAATTAAAAGATGATTTAAAAAAACAGATGGAAGAAATTGATAAAATGATGAACGAGCATACGCCTCAGGGATCAGAGGTACCGGTATCAACAAGCACAGAAGAATCTCATGGTGATATCAAAAATTTAGAATAAAAAAATATGTCCGACGAAAAACAATTAGAAGCTGAAAATAATATCGGCCAGGTAGAAAATATAAATATTGTCGCCGAAATGCAGGAGTCTTATTTGGATTATGCAATGAGTGTTATTATTTCACGTGCTTTACCCGATGTTCGTGATGGTTTAAAACCAGTCCATCGCAGAATTTTGTATGCAATGTGGCAGATGGGACTTCGTTCTGGCGGGAAATTTCGTAAATCAGCAACTGTTGTTGGTGAAGTTTTGGGAAAATATCATCCGCATGGCGATTCAGCGGTTTATGATTCTATGTCCAGAATGGCACAGGATTTTGCGCTCCGTTATACACTTGTGCATGGTCAAGGAAACTGGGGCTCAATCGATGGCGACCCGGCTGCTGCTATGCGTTATACTGAAGCAAAAATGCGAGGTATTACTGAAGAGCTTTTGTATGACATCGATAAGGAAACAATCGACTTTGTTCCAAATTATGATGCTACGCAAAAAGAACCAAAGGTCATGCCAGCCAAACTCCCCAATCTTCTTTTGAATGGGTCAATGGGTATTGCTGTTGGTATGGCGACAAATATCCCACCACATAATTTAACAGAAGTATGCGGTGCGCTAACTCATTTAATAGATAATCCGGATTGCGGAGTTGATGATTTGATGGAGTTCGTAAAAGGACCGGACTTTCCTACCGGAGGAATTATTTTTGATAAAAATGAAATAAAGACAGCTTATGCCACGGGAAAGGGCGGAATAGTAATGCAGGCTAAAACGGATATACAGGAAGATAGTGGTAAATTCAGAATTATTATTAGCGAGATTCCTTATCAGGTAAATAAATCAACTTTAATAGAAAAAATTGCTGAGCTTGTTCAAACAAAAAAAATAGAAGGCATTAGAGATGTGCGCGACGAGTCTTCAAAAGAAGGAATTAGAATTGTGATAGAGCTTAAAAAAGATGCCTATCCTAAAAAAGTTTTGAATCGTCTTTTTGTGCTCACTCAACTTCAGGGAACATTTCATGTAAATATGCTGGCGCTTGTAGACGGCATCCAACCAAAAGTACTTACTTTAAAAAATGTTTTGGAAGAATACATAAGACATCGTTTGGGAGTTATAAAACGTAGAGTAGAATATGATTTAACCAGAGCTCGCGAACGTGCTCATATTTTAGAAGGCTTGAAAATCGCGATTTTAAAAATAGATTTAATTATTTCTACAATTAAGAAAAGTAGCGATAAAGATGAAGCAAAAATAAATCTAATAAAAAAATTCAAACTTACAGAGATTCAATCGCTTGCTATTTTGGAGATGCGTTTGCAACAATTGGCAAACATGGAACGAATAAGGGTTGAGCAGGAATTAAAAGAGAAGATGGCGCTTATAAAAGAACTAGAAGATCTTTTGAGTTCAAAAAATAAGATGGCGGGCGTTTTAAAGGATGAGATAAAAGAGTTGAAAGAAAAATATGGTGATGAAAGAAGAACCAAAGTTGTTTCGCATGGCGTCAAAGAATTTAAGCCGGAAGATTTAGTGCCGAATGAGTCAGTCATTGTTATGATTACGCAGGATGGATATATTAAGCGTATTCCGCCAGATACCTTCAAAAGTCAGGGAAGAGGAGGCAAGGGCGTAATGGGTCTTACTACAAAAGAAGAAGATATCGTAGAAGTTCTTTTTTCAACAATGACACATAATGACCTTTTCTTTTTTACAACCAGAGGAAGAGTATTCCAACTTAAAACATATGACGTTCCACAGGCAACACGAACCGCAAAGGGTCAGGCACTACAGAACTTTTTGCAATTAGGACCGAATGAAAAAGTTTCCACAGTTCTTTCGTTTGATGATATCAGCGAAGAAAAATATCTTGTTATGGCAACCAAAAAAGGATTGATTAAAAAAGTAGCGCTTGATGAGTTTAAAAATGTTCGACGTTCCGGGCTCATTGCAATTGGTCTTCATGATGATGATTATTTGGAATGGGTAAAGCCTTCAAGTGGAAATAATGATATAATGATAGTAACTGCAAATGGACAGGCCATAAGATTTAAAGAAACAAATGTTCGGGCAATGGGTAGAACTGCTGCAGGCGTCCGAGCTATCCGTCTTAAGAAAAATGATTGCGTTGTGGGAATGGATGTCGTAGATCCAAAAATGGTTAATAAAAATATTCTGGAATTATTTATTGTTACGGAAAAAGGTTATGGTAAGAAGACAACGTTAAAATCATATAAGGTTCAAGGAAGGGGAGGCTCTGGAATTAAGACAGCGAATATAACTGTTAAAACCGGTGAGATAGTGCGTGCTTTTATTGCTAACACTGAAGATGACGGTCGAGATATAATAATAATTTCGGAAAAAGGACAAGTAATAAGAATGAAATTTGGTGGAGTCCCATCTTTGGGACGGGCAACCCAGGGAGTTCATCTTATGCGTTTTAAGGCCGAGAGTGACAAGGCCGCGTCCGTTACCTTGATATAAGATAGAAAATTAAAAAAAGAATTATATTTATTTAATTAACTGCTATAAATTATGAAACCTAAAGTAAAGACAAACAAGGCAAAGCAAGGCCATCGCAGATCTCATGATGCTCTAACACCGGCTACGCTTACGAAGTGTAAAAAATGTGGCGCAACAAAACGTCCTCATTTTGCATGTCCAAAATGTAACTAATTCATATGGCCAATAGACATTTAGCCAGAGCCTTAGCAATGCAAACACTCTATGAGTGGGATTTTAGAAATGCAATGAAAGGCGAAGAAAAAATAAAAAATATTATAAATTACGATAAAGAACAGTTTGCCACAGGATTAGATGATAAGGGTTTTGTAAAAGAGCTTATTGATGGCGTAAAAAAATATAAAGAAGAAATAGATGAGATTATTACGAGATATGCTCCAGAATGGCCATTGGATCAAATAACAACGGTTGATAGAAATGTTTTACGGATTGGTATTCTAGAGCTTAAGCATTCTCCGAATATTCCGGCAAAAGTTGCGATAAATGAGGCGATAGAATTGGCAAAAAATTTTGGTGGAGAATCGAGCGGAAAATTTGTAAATGGTGTTTTGGGCGCAATATATAAGGATATGGTAGAGGCTGGAGAAGTAAAAGATGTTGATAAGGAGAAGCCAGAAAAAGAAGAAGAACCATCCTTGGCTGTTCCGAACGAGAGCGATGCAGAAGCCGAGGGTTCACAAATTCTAGAAGAGATAAAATAATTAATAATTACGAATTATAAATTACGAATTGGGATATCTGCTCTTGATTCATAATTCATGATTCCTGATTCTCTCAAGTATGAAAGATGTAACGGCACTCGCTAAAAAACTTGGTGTAAAATTTAA
This genomic interval carries:
- a CDS encoding cell division protein FtsH — encoded protein: MKAKNSPLLKNILLFLIIFLAIAGLFSTYNLQTDKPEIKDIGTLVNQIELGQIKKIEIQDNKLSVTLNDDTTEEVSKEPQDSLTTLLSNYAVNPEKIKTIQIEVKEESGFSYWLKTLLPFLIPFIFIGIFIYIMTRQIQGANTRAMSFGKSGAREIAKNSKNKITFKDVAGEKEAKEELQEVVEFLKHPKKFISVGAKIPKGVLLMGSPGTGKTLLARAVSGEAEVPFFHISGSEFVEMFVGVGASRVRDLFAKAKKNTPCIIFVDEIDAVGRQRGTGMGGSHDEREQTLNQILVEMDGFDPNQGIIVMAATNRPDVLDPALLRPGRFDRRIVLDMPDIIDRAEILKIHAKGKPIAKNVDIKRIAERTPGFSGADLANLMNEAAILTARRNKKEMTMDELTEAIEKVMLGPERKSRVLSKEEKEITAYHEAGHALVAHESPYSDLVHKISIISRGHAAGYTLKLPEKERYLKTRGEFLAELAVALGGYATEKMIFGESDLTTGASNDLRVATRLARTMVTQYGMSEKLGPRTYGHKEDVVFLGRDFTEQKDYSETTAQVIDEEITHLMKEAEKKAHEIISKNKEKLKEIVDILLKQEIIEKEEFESLFKK
- a CDS encoding adenylosuccinate synthase, which produces MQSIVVVGTQWGDEGKGKIVDLLSEKADIIIRFGGGNNAGHTLVVDGKKLILHLIPSGVIHPGKTLVLGHHMVLDPLALNDEIHTLQAIGLLQDAKKYLRISNLAHIIMPYHIDLDKLREAQKTGKIGTTGRGIGPAYEFKAARCGIRMGHLRYPELFRGLAEKALAKANPEIERLGGERHSVSSVVGLLCLASHNLAPYIDNIHPIIQDTKALNLKILFEAAQGAELDMDQGTYPFVTSSTTLASAAASGSGLGPMDIQKVIGVVKTYTTRVGGGPFPTELLYEVGKHIRTVGAEYGSTTGRDRRCGWLDLVQLRHAVGANGIKELFWTKLDVLRGLHPLRICVSYRFRGETITSWNDIPAELLHEAEPNYISLDGFDEDISGARDISDLSLKALAIPRYVCEKLGVTISGISVGPDREQTIMVNKFPWGYPGISTFTF
- a CDS encoding 30S ribosomal protein S1, whose translation is MTDEKIIEKEDEKAITVRGEEFRELLKDKQFLQIPKSGDLVKGAVVSVSKSEVKIDLPGYRTGVVRGNELYGESEEFSGLNVGDEVEATVVDLENENGDVELSFRFAGQQKTWGNLDELRKTGEKVKVKVQEANKGGLIIKLFGIQGFIPVSQLSPENYPRVQGGDKSKILEKLRSLVGQEIEVKILDADQQQEKLIASEKQIWEEDQKENIAKYKVGDLVEGTITAVTDFGVFVKFDDLEGLIHISELAWQRIDSPQDLFKVGDKVKAVIVNIQGSRIFLSIKKLQDDPWKDVNEKYKIGDKVKAKVLKTNHFGLFVELDKDIHGLVHISELGKHKPEDFKENDEVEATIISIEPNEHRLGLSMKPQEQESKKTKKQENTEAEKKLEEEVREEASSEEKEEIASEEKPEEQKEKVSEPEEAVSDQAKEE
- a CDS encoding DNA gyrase subunit A, whose product is MSDEKQLEAENNIGQVENINIVAEMQESYLDYAMSVIISRALPDVRDGLKPVHRRILYAMWQMGLRSGGKFRKSATVVGEVLGKYHPHGDSAVYDSMSRMAQDFALRYTLVHGQGNWGSIDGDPAAAMRYTEAKMRGITEELLYDIDKETIDFVPNYDATQKEPKVMPAKLPNLLLNGSMGIAVGMATNIPPHNLTEVCGALTHLIDNPDCGVDDLMEFVKGPDFPTGGIIFDKNEIKTAYATGKGGIVMQAKTDIQEDSGKFRIIISEIPYQVNKSTLIEKIAELVQTKKIEGIRDVRDESSKEGIRIVIELKKDAYPKKVLNRLFVLTQLQGTFHVNMLALVDGIQPKVLTLKNVLEEYIRHRLGVIKRRVEYDLTRARERAHILEGLKIAILKIDLIISTIKKSSDKDEAKINLIKKFKLTEIQSLAILEMRLQQLANMERIRVEQELKEKMALIKELEDLLSSKNKMAGVLKDEIKELKEKYGDERRTKVVSHGVKEFKPEDLVPNESVIVMITQDGYIKRIPPDTFKSQGRGGKGVMGLTTKEEDIVEVLFSTMTHNDLFFFTTRGRVFQLKTYDVPQATRTAKGQALQNFLQLGPNEKVSTVLSFDDISEEKYLVMATKKGLIKKVALDEFKNVRRSGLIAIGLHDDDYLEWVKPSSGNNDIMIVTANGQAIRFKETNVRAMGRTAAGVRAIRLKKNDCVVGMDVVDPKMVNKNILELFIVTEKGYGKKTTLKSYKVQGRGGSGIKTANITVKTGEIVRAFIANTEDDGRDIIIISEKGQVIRMKFGGVPSLGRATQGVHLMRFKAESDKAASVTLI
- the rpmF gene encoding 50S ribosomal protein L32; the protein is MMKPKVKTNKAKQGHRRSHDALTPATLTKCKKCGATKRPHFACPKCN
- the nusB gene encoding transcription antitermination factor NusB, translating into MANRHLARALAMQTLYEWDFRNAMKGEEKIKNIINYDKEQFATGLDDKGFVKELIDGVKKYKEEIDEIITRYAPEWPLDQITTVDRNVLRIGILELKHSPNIPAKVAINEAIELAKNFGGESSGKFVNGVLGAIYKDMVEAGEVKDVDKEKPEKEEEPSLAVPNESDAEAEGSQILEEIK